One region of Rattus norvegicus strain BN/NHsdMcwi chromosome 13, GRCr8, whole genome shotgun sequence genomic DNA includes:
- the LOC102552667 gene encoding small ribosomal subunit protein eS27-like translates to MPLLHSSPEEEKRKHKKKHLVQSPSSYFMDVKYLGCYKVPNIFSQEHTVVLYDGCSTVFCQPTGEKTELTGCSLMRKQH, encoded by the coding sequence ccagaagaggagaagaggaaacacaagaaaaagcACCTGGTACAGAGCCCCAGTTCCTACTTTATGGATGTGAAATACCTAGGATGCTATAAAGTCCCCAACATCTTTAGCCAGGAGCACACGGTAGTCTTGTATGATGGCTGCTCCACTGTATTCTGTCAGCCTACAGGTGAGAAAACCGAGCTGACAGGATGCTCACTCATGAGGAAGCAGCACTAA